A segment of the Geoglobus ahangari genome:
CTGGAGGAGGCTGTGAGGGAGATACCTCACCTCGCGGTGGAGTGGAAGTTTGACGGGAGCAGGGTTCAGGTTCACTATGCCGACGGGAAGGTCACAATATACTCGAGAAGGCTCGAGAACGTCACAAACGCTCTGCCGGAGATCGTGGAGGAGATCAAGAGGAACGTCAGGGAGGGCGTGATTCTGGACGGAGAGGTCATAGCCGTGAGGGACGGCAGACCCATGCCGTTCCAGCACGTGCTCAGGAGGTTCAGGAGGAAGCACGACGTGTCGAAGATGGTCGAGAAAATTCCGCTCAAGGTCTACTTATACGACATAATGTACGACGGAGAGGAGATCATAGACCTGCCGCTGAGGGAGAGAAGGGAGAGGCTTGTGTCTGCGGTGAAGGAAAGCGACACGCTGAGGGTGGCGAATCAGACCGTTACGAGAGATCCAGATGAGATAAGGAGGATATTCGACGAGGCGATAAAGGCAGGACACGAGGGAGTTATGCTGAAGAACCTCGACTCCAGATACATTCCCGGAAAGAGGGGGAAGAACTGGCTGAAGTTCAAGGCGACCATGGAAACCCTTGACCTCGTGGTCGTTGGAGGAGAGTGGGGAGAGGGCAAGAGGAGTAACCTGATAAGCTCCTTCGAGCTCGCCTGCCTTGACGAGTACGGAAACCTGCTCAGGGTTGGCAAGGTGGCGACGGGATTCACGGACGAGGATCTGGAGGAGCTGACGGAGCTGTTCAAGCCAGAGATAGAGTACCAGGAGGGGAAGAAGATCGTCTTCCGACCCAAGTACGTTTTCGAGGTCGCCTATCAGGAGATACAGAAGAGTCCCAAGTACGAGAGCGGCTACGCGCTCAGATTCCCGAGGTTTGTGAGGCTGAGAGACGACAAGAGCGTTGAGGAGGCGGACACCATAGAGAGGGTTGCAAGGCTCTACGAGATGCAGTTCGGGAAGGGATCAAGCAACTGAAAGCAGATTTTGAAGTCTTTATTCAAATAGCCTTGCACGAAGAGTCCTAAAAACGCAAAACACGAGAAACCTATCCAAAAATCCTCTCTATCAGCCAGTCAGCATCGAACTTGATCAGATCATCATACTCCTGCCCGACGCCCAGAAACAGTATGGGCCTCGAGGTGACGTAGGCTATCGAGATTGCCGTGCCACCCTTAGGGTCTGCGTCGAGCTTTGTGAGTATTGTGCCATCTATGCCCACCGCCTCGTTGAACATCTCCGCCCTCTCTATCGCATCGTTGCCAGCTATGCTCTCGTCCACGAAGATTATGAGATCAGGCTTGGTAACCCTCTTTATCTTCTCGAGCTGGTCGATCAGGTTCTTCTTCGTGTGCATCCTTCCGGCAGTGTCTGCAAGCACGAAGTCTATGCCCTTGCTCTCCGCATGCTTTATGGCGTCGAAGATCACCGCAGCAGGATCGCTGCCCTGCCTGTGCTTGATCATCTTGACCCCAAGCCTGTTGGCATGCTCCTCAAGCTGCTCTATCGCCCCGGCCCTGAATGTGTCTCCAGCTGCGAGAACGACTGAGTGGCCGGAGTTCATCAGCCTTCTGGCAACCTTCGCAATCGTCGTGGTCTTTCCAGTCCCGTTCACGCCCACGAAGAGTATCACCACAGGTCTCTTCTCCTCAAGCTTCCTCTCTGCCCACTCGTCGAAGTCAAATGCGTTCTGATTAAGAATGTCTTTAAGGACGTTCTTCAGCTCCTCGAGAACGACGTCGGATAGGCTCTCGCCTATCTTCT
Coding sequences within it:
- a CDS encoding ATP-dependent DNA ligase, translated to MLTFSEFVELCSVVEKISSTLEKTARISAFIKKIEDDDDLYNTILFLMGRVYPEWSERDLGVGIGLVYEALRISTGVDRRTIENLVREKGDMGLAAEEVVKRKTQTSLFSEELTIRKLREVFDEMSSLTGEGSQKKKIILLSELYISCTPIEARYLTRLILKEMRLGVGEGIIRDAIARAFGIESEIVERAYMVTNDYGRVAVEAKRGGRDALLSLKITPHVPVKMMLAQVAESLEEAVREIPHLAVEWKFDGSRVQVHYADGKVTIYSRRLENVTNALPEIVEEIKRNVREGVILDGEVIAVRDGRPMPFQHVLRRFRRKHDVSKMVEKIPLKVYLYDIMYDGEEIIDLPLRERRERLVSAVKESDTLRVANQTVTRDPDEIRRIFDEAIKAGHEGVMLKNLDSRYIPGKRGKNWLKFKATMETLDLVVVGGEWGEGKRSNLISSFELACLDEYGNLLRVGKVATGFTDEDLEELTELFKPEIEYQEGKKIVFRPKYVFEVAYQEIQKSPKYESGYALRFPRFVRLRDDKSVEEADTIERVARLYEMQFGKGSSN
- the ftsY gene encoding signal recognition particle-docking protein FtsY, which translates into the protein MFRAIKEKLSAFRKKVDQEAEEELKEEAREEQGVQAAETEERKAPDVKEKLTSLILKREVVIDDSKLDKILPELEMILLESDVAFDVVDRISEELRSRLRGRRKKIGESLSDVVLEELKNVLKDILNQNAFDFDEWAERKLEEKRPVVILFVGVNGTGKTTTIAKVARRLMNSGHSVVLAAGDTFRAGAIEQLEEHANRLGVKMIKHRQGSDPAAVIFDAIKHAESKGIDFVLADTAGRMHTKKNLIDQLEKIKRVTKPDLIIFVDESIAGNDAIERAEMFNEAVGIDGTILTKLDADPKGGTAISIAYVTSRPILFLGVGQEYDDLIKFDADWLIERIFG